One genomic window of Trichosurus vulpecula isolate mTriVul1 chromosome X, mTriVul1.pri, whole genome shotgun sequence includes the following:
- the ERCC6L gene encoding DNA excision repair protein ERCC-6-like — protein MAELQADIGSGTGTETETETESEIEVGTEAEIEVGTEIETGTGTGTEAETETETEAAVAESAAAGSSAEELLSPDQVASYRRYVKEAKEATKKGNLEEALRLFHLAKDVFPSDKVLSRIQRLQEALQELLVEGDDEFVEVCNSGLMLYRELHDRLFEHQKEGVAFLYSLYKDRRKGGILADDMGLGKTVQIIAFLSAMFDAKHVRYVLLIMPTSLISTWTKEFAKWTPGMRVATFHGSSKNERTRNLNRIQKKNGVAVTTYQMLINNWQQLSQLDGREFVWDYLILDEAHKIKSSSTKSSIAARAIPVKNRILLTGTPIQNNLYELWSLFDFACQGSLLGTSKTFKMEYENPITRAREKDATLGEKALGLKISENLMTLIKPYFLRRTKVDVQKRSANKPQSNLPEKNPGGDIVCEIPSLSRKNELIIWVYLAPLQEEIYRKFVSLKHIKQLLMETRSPLAELTVLKKLCDHPRLLSARACSLLGLKEGNFSGEDESEVAYSDIWIDQVPHESLMQESGKVIFLMALLKRLQDEGHQTLVFSQSRKLLDIIEHLLKKENFKTLRIDGTVTHLSERQRRIDLFQRSHCVSVFLLTSQVGGVGLTLTAATRVVIFDPSWNPATDAQAVDRVYRIGQKENVVVYRLITCGTVEEKIYRRQVFKDSLMRQTTGDQKNPMRYFSKQELKELFTIGNFRSSATQLQLQSLHAGHRKTDKKLEEHIAYLHTLGIAGISDHDLMFTHDLSVHEESEVGESQYVQERVQKAQLLVELESQNNALLLNNARTRVEETWLKEPASPKAKEKYAAYNVEHNSSASIIVDFTQEDSFNSAMAHLSVTEDIEVCDLSAVNVDVSVKQPDVHISEYKTGEEFITTFSNEDCHEIQTSETKNPDDSSQVLPDHTQERVKKLVQETANTNLEPNPDLESSILPLSLEKSMELGTSLISLVGNLSAGQTAVENSRPNEAKLGKESLVPSLQDADFNLFLEDSLESGQNLSKQSLEPTERENSVRDLVTNPRGQSSFGYPQLENLSDQESELEDKIAPVKMRNMMKRIVSEDEDDSVTEGMLPPFPNPLLTQFSSTPKSNRSQSELFLPEIRSGENNSVISRRSLASRRSLINVILDHVEDMEEGMEEGASEQKSTDKYLEEETAEYSQESEHSEEEPAEEISLSQSEPCSSSVPHSDLAQGASGQDPQETTEHNPSSAPGTDDYEALVRCGKELKESGKIKEALNCLVKALDIRSTDQQVMLLTLSLFKQLNQN, from the coding sequence atatgtaaaagaagcaaaagaagctACCAAGAAAGGAAATCTAGAAGAAGCCCTTAGACTTTTCCATTTAGCAAAAGATGTTTTTCCCAGTGACAAGGTCCTGAGCCGAATCCAGAGACTACAGGAAGCCCTGCAAGAGCTGTTGGTGGAAGGAGATGACGAATTTGTTGAAGTGTGCAACAGTGGCCTGATGCTGTATCGAGAACTGCATGATCGACTTTTTGAGCACCAGAAAGAAGGTGTGGCCTTTCTCTATAGCCTGtataaagacagaaggaagggtgGCATATTGGCAGATGATATGGGATTGGGGAAGACTGTTCAgatcattgctttcctttctgcTATGTTTGATGCTAAACATGTGAGGTATGTCCTACTGATCATGCCTACCAGCCTTATCAGCACATGGACCAAAGAATTTGCTAAGTGGACCCCAGGAATGAGAGTTGCCACCTTTCATGGTTCTAGCAAGAATGAACGTACCAGAAATCTAAACAGGattcagaagaaaaatggggTAGCTGTTACAACATACCAAATGCTGATCAACAACTGGCAGCAGCTTTCCCAGCTGGATGGAAGAGAGTTTGTCTGGGACTATCTTATACTTGATGAAgcacataaaattaaaagctCTTCTACTAAGTCCTCAATTGCTGCCCGGGCTATCCCTGTGAAAAACCGCATCCTCCTGACAGGAACTCCAATTCAGAATAACTTGTATGAGCTGTGGTCCCTCTTTGATTTTGCTTGTCAGGGCTCCTTGCTGGGAACATCTAAAACCTTTAAAATGGAGTATGAAAATCCTATTACTAGGGCCAGGGAGAAAGATGCTACTTTAGGAGAGAAGGCCCTGGGGCTGAAAATATCTGAAAACTTAATGACACTCATAAAACCCTATTTTCTCAGGAGGACTAAAGTAGACGTACAGAAGAGAAGTGCCAATAAACCCCAAAGCAACCTTCCTGAAAAGAATCCAGGTGGTGACATTGTCTGTGAAATCCCTTCCCTTTCCAGGAAAAATGAGTTAATTATCTGGGTGTATTTAGCACCTTTGCAAGAAGAGATATATAGGAAGTTTGTATCCCTAAAGCACATCAAACAGTTGCTAATGGAAACACGTTCACCTTTGGCTGAGCTGACTGTCTTAAAGAAGTTGTGTGATCACCCAAGATTACTGTCAGCACGGGCTTGCAGTTTGTTAGGTCTCAAAGAAGGCAACTTCTCTGGTGAAGATGAAAGTGAAGTCGCTTATTCGGATATCTGGATTGATCAGGTACCTCATGAGTCCCTAATGCAAGAATCGGGGAAAGTGATATTCCTTATGGCTTTGCTTAAGAGATTACAAGATGAAGGACATCAAACTCTGGTGTTTTCCCAATCCAGAAAACTTCTAGACATCATAGAGCaccttttaaagaaagagaatttcAAGACTTTGCGTATTGATGGAACTGTTACTCATCTTTCAGAAAGACAGAGGCGAATTGACTTATTTCAGAGGAGTCActgtgtctctgtttttctccttaCTTCCCAAGTAGGTGGAGTAGGTCTCACTTTAACTGCGGCGACTAGAGTGGTCATCTTTGATCCTAGCTGGAATCCTGCAACTGATGCACAGGCTGTAGATAGAGTTTATAGAATtggacaaaaagaaaatgttgtgGTTTATAGGTTGATCACCTGTggtacagtggaggagaagatatATAGGAGACAGGTTTTCAAGGACTCATTAATGAGACAAACAACTGGGGATCAAAAAAACCCCATGAGATATTTTAGCAAGCAAGAACTAAAAGAGCTCTTTACAATAGGTAATTTTCGGAGTTCTGCAACACAGTTGCAGCTGCAGTCTTTGCATGCTGGTCACAGAAAGACTGATAAGAAGTTGGAAGAACATATTGCTTACCTGCATACTTTGGGAATAGCAGGAATCTCTGACCATGATTTGATGTTCACACATGATTTGTCTGTTCATGAAGAGTCTGAGGTAGGGGAATCGCAGTATGTTCAAGAGAGGGTTCAAAAGGCTCAACTCCTAGTGGAATTAGAGTCTCAGAATAATGCGCTCTTACTGAACAATGCAAGAACCAGAGTTGAGGAAACCTGGCTGAAAGAACCTGCATCTcccaaagcaaaggaaaaatacgCTGCATATAATGTTGAGCATAATTCTTCAGCATCTATCATTGTTGATTTTACACAAGAAGACTCTTTCAATTCTGCAATGGCCCATTTAAGTGTTACTGAAGACATCGAGGTCTGTGATCTCTCTGCCGTGAATGTGGATGTGTCTGTAAAACAACCTGATGTTCACATATCAGAGTACAAGACTGGTGAGGAATTTATAACTACTTTTTCCAACGAAGACTGCCATGAAATACAAACATCAGAGACCAAGAATCCTGACGATAGTAGTCAAGTTTTACCAGATCACACTCAGGAGAGGGTAAAGAAGTTAGTTCAGGAAACAGCAAATACTAATCTTGAGCCAAATCCAGATCTGGAATCTTCCATTTTGCCTCTTAGTCTAGAGAAGTCTATGGAATTGGGTACTTCTCTCATTAGCTTAGTAGGCAATTTGTCAGCAGGCCAGACTGCAGTGGAGAATTCTAGACCAAATGAGGCCAAGTTAGGAAAAGAATCCTTGGTTCCTTCACTGCAGGATGCTGATTTCAATCTTTTCTTGGAAGACTCTCTGGAGAGTGGACAGAATCTTTCCAAGCAGTCTTTGGAGCCCACTGAAAGGGAGAACAGCGTGAGGGATTTAGTAACTAATCCTAGAGGGCAGAGTAGCTTTGGGTATCCACAGCTTGAGAATCTCTCTGATCAAGAAAGTGAACTGGAGGACAAAATAGCTCCTGTGAAAATGAGAAACATGATGAAGAGGATTGTttcagaagatgaagatgattcTGTGACAGAAGGGATGTTACCCCCTTTCCCAAATCCATTACTAACACAATTTAGTTCAACTCCCAAAAGCAATAGATCTCAATCTGAACTGTTTTTGCCTGAAATACGTAGTGGTGAAAATAATTCTGTAATTTCTAGAAGATCCCTGGCTTCAAGGAGATCTCTTATTAATGTGATTTTAGACCATGTTGAAGAtatggaggaaggaatggaagaaggTGCCAGTGAGCAAAAGAGTACAGACAAGTATTTAGAAGAAGAAACAGCAGAGTATAGTCAAGAGTCTGAACATTCAGAAGAGGAACCCGCAGAAGAAATCTCATTGTCCCAAAGTGAGCCCTGTTCTTCATCTGTGCCTCACTCAGACTTAGCCCAGGGTGCATCTGGACAGGATCCACAAGAGACTACCGAACACAACCCCAGTTCAGCTCCCGGGACAGATGACTACGAAGCTCTTGTGAGGTGTGGAAAGGAACTGAAAGAGAGCGGGAAAATCAAGGAAGCACTCAACTGTTTAGTTAAAGCCCTTGATATAAGAAGCACGGATCAACAAGTCATGCTCCTGACTTTAAGTTTATTTAAGCAACTTAATCAAAATTGA